Part of the Haloarchaeobius litoreus genome is shown below.
GAACTTCGAGGGTGCGAACCCGGACGGCGAGGGTCCGTCCGCCGACGACATGCCCGGCGGCATGGGTCGAGAGATCATGCTCGGAATCCTCCTGCCGGAGACCGGTGCGCTCGCGTCGACCGGTGAGTCGATGATCAACGCCGCACAGATCCCTGCACAGCAGGTCAACGAGTCGGATGTCGACCTCACGGTCACCACCCAGCTGGAGGACACCGAGACGAACTCCCAGTCCGGTGTGAGCGCAGCCAACAGCCTGGTCAACGCCGGCTTCCCGTACATCTGCGGGACGGCGTCGTCCGGTGTGAACGTCCCGGTGTGTCAGGAGGTCCTCATTCCCGGAGAGATCGTCGGCTGCTCCCCGTCGAGTACGGCGCTGTCGGTGACGAACCTCGACGACAACGACTTCATCTTCCGGACGGCACCGTCGGACCGCCTGCAGGGGCGTGTCATGGCGCAGATCGCCTCCGAGGAGCTCGAGGCCGAGACCTGTTCGACGCTGTACATCAACAACGACTACGGCCAGCAGCTCTCCGAACGGTTCTCCTCCGTGTTCGAGGACGAGTTCGGTGGCTCCGTCTGGCGGCAGGTCGCGTTCAACCAGGGGTCGTCCTCGTACTCCTCCGTCGTCAGCGACGCGATGTCGGCCGAGTAAGCGACGACCGGTCACTAACGTTCTTTCTTTCTTTCGGATCCGACGACGACGACCGACGGCTCTCACCCGAGTCACTCCGGATAGCGGCCGGTGGGGACTGGTTCGGTACGCGAGGTGTCGGGCGACCGACTCCAGTCGAGGGTAGTGTCGGCGGCGTCAGAACCTCGCTGTCGATACGGCGCGATTTATCGGCGGAGCCGGCTGTCGTCGTCAATCCACGGACGGTCACGTCGGAACGCGGTAAGTTCGAACGATGCTCGAACGACGCGAGGTTACTCGCGACGACTGGCCACCGCTCGTGGCCCAGAGAGCCCGCACTCGCGGTGTCTGGAGTGCCACCTCGAGTACCAGTACGTTACGTCGAACGGCCGTTCGCGCCGCTGAACGTACGTCTCCATAACAAAGGCCGCACGCTTCTCCCATACCAACGGAGATACAGTAATGCCAGATAGAAAACTCCTCGCCACAGTACTCGCCATCGCGGTTATCGGCAGCACCGTGGCGTTCGTAGCAGCCGTCGACTCGAATCAGCTCACAGACGAACACCAGGCCAGTCAGGACCAGAACACCTCGTACCTGCGCGTCGCGCACGCGTCGCCGGATGCGCCCGCGGTCGACGTTCGCGTCGACAACGAGACGGTACTCTCGAACGTGAGCTTCGGTACCGTCAGTGACTACCTCACCATGTCCGCGGGGACGTACAACGTCTCCATCCTGGCGAACGGAACCGACACCGCAGTGTTCGACAGCGAGGTCACGATCGAACCGCGGACCGTGACGACGGTCGCCGCGAGCGGCGAGGTGACCCAGAGCGGAAACACGTCGTTCGCCGCCGTGTTCTTCGATGACGACGCGTTCACTCCGGGCGAGAACCGGAGCGCGCTGAGCGTCGTCCATCTCTCGCCCGACGCCCCGGCCGTCGACGTCACCCTCG
Proteins encoded:
- a CDS encoding DUF4397 domain-containing protein, encoding MPDRKLLATVLAIAVIGSTVAFVAAVDSNQLTDEHQASQDQNTSYLRVAHASPDAPAVDVRVDNETVLSNVSFGTVSDYLTMSAGTYNVSILANGTDTAVFDSEVTIEPRTVTTVAASGEVTQSGNTSFAAVFFDDDAFTPGENRSALSVVHLSPDAPAVDVTLANGSVVLAENVTFQNASDYVSVPAGNYTAEIRPATAGNDGTVVTTVNVSLESGQVHSALAVGYLNPDEAPADTPFQVVLTEDASVTVQLPSEDEMMDNETGMDGNETTTDDDAETTTDDDAETTTDGDAETTTDGDETTTEEDDEERVVA